A section of the Thauera chlorobenzoica genome encodes:
- a CDS encoding exodeoxyribonuclease VII small subunit produces MPKSASSSPKSFEAAVSELESIVQEMEAGTLALEDALARYQRGTQLLRYCQTTLADAEQRVKMLEGEGLSDFQPEGLRDSEEGEGA; encoded by the coding sequence CCAAGTCGTTCGAAGCCGCGGTTTCCGAGCTGGAGAGCATCGTCCAGGAGATGGAAGCGGGCACGCTCGCGCTCGAAGACGCGCTCGCGCGCTACCAACGTGGCACGCAGCTGCTGCGATACTGTCAGACCACTCTCGCCGACGCCGAACAGCGCGTGAAGATGCTCGAGGGTGAAGGCCTGTCCGATTTCCAGCCCGAAGGCCTGCGCGACAGCGAAGAAGGAGAAGGCGCATGA
- a CDS encoding polyprenyl synthetase family protein translates to MNDPDRSPAFADWMRDVQQRTETALAALLPEPSITPRRLHEAMRYATLGGGKRIRPLLAHAAGELAGAAPEIVDRAACAVELIHAYSLVHDDMPCMDDDVLRRGKPTVHVEYDEATALLVGDALQALAFQVLAETPMCDTPSAQLAMLARLAAAAGSRGMAGGQAIDLAAVGRQLSRAELEAMHIHKTGALIRAAVLLGAHCGRGLGADELARLDHYAKVVGLLFQVVDDILDAEADTATLGKTAGKDAEQNKPTYVSLLGLADARRLAEEMLVDARTTLAPFGARAARLGALADYIVHRAF, encoded by the coding sequence ATGAACGACCCGGACCGCAGCCCGGCTTTCGCCGACTGGATGAGGGATGTGCAGCAGCGCACCGAGACCGCGCTCGCCGCCTTGTTGCCCGAGCCGTCGATCACCCCCCGGCGCCTGCACGAGGCGATGCGCTACGCCACGCTCGGCGGCGGCAAGCGCATCCGCCCGCTGCTCGCCCATGCGGCCGGCGAGCTCGCTGGAGCCGCGCCCGAAATCGTCGACCGCGCCGCCTGCGCCGTCGAGCTGATCCACGCCTATTCGCTGGTGCATGACGACATGCCGTGCATGGACGATGACGTGCTGCGCCGCGGCAAGCCCACCGTCCATGTCGAGTACGACGAGGCCACCGCGCTCCTGGTGGGCGATGCCCTGCAGGCCCTCGCCTTTCAGGTCCTGGCCGAAACGCCGATGTGCGACACGCCCTCGGCTCAGCTTGCGATGCTCGCCCGGCTCGCCGCCGCCGCCGGTTCGCGCGGCATGGCCGGCGGTCAGGCCATCGACCTGGCTGCGGTGGGCCGGCAGCTCAGCCGCGCGGAGCTCGAGGCCATGCACATCCACAAGACCGGCGCCCTGATCCGCGCCGCGGTGCTGCTCGGCGCCCACTGCGGGCGCGGCCTCGGCGCCGACGAGCTGGCGCGCCTCGATCACTATGCAAAAGTGGTCGGCCTGCTGTTCCAGGTCGTCGACGACATCCTCGACGCCGAGGCCGACACCGCCACCCTGGGCAAGACCGCCGGCAAGGACGCGGAACAGAACAAACCGACCTACGTCAGCCTGCTCGGCCTGGCCGACGCCCGTCGCCTGGCCGAAGAAATGCTCGTCGACGCGCGCACCACCCTCGCCCCCTTCGGCGCACGGGCCGCCCGCCTCGGCGCCCTCGCCGACTACATCGTGCATCGCGCGTTCTGA